The following coding sequences lie in one Brachionichthys hirsutus isolate HB-005 chromosome 15, CSIRO-AGI_Bhir_v1, whole genome shotgun sequence genomic window:
- the LOC137904678 gene encoding CCN family member 1-like yields MWRLSALVIFCITTVSALCPKDCHCPPDADRCAAGVGLIVDGCGCCKVCARQLFQDCSKTRPCDHTKGLVCHIGGGYGPAKGICRAKTDGRTCEYNNKIHQNGEIFRPNCKHQCTCMDGAVGCVSLCPHELTLPKQVCANPSRGKLGRQCCERLVCQEESNKSESSVAKKRKTKHSKDSRPSENDLANSKELDHVWREFKSLPDFGSRLMGHMLSGRVKCVPKTTAWSPCSKSCGTGLSTRAANSNPQCKLVKETRLCEVRPCSQIAFHRLKKGQRCKRTEKASRPVKLTYAGCRSLKKVQLRYCGSCIDGRCCSPHRTQTSSVRFRCRNGRISSRMVMMIESCKCNLNCPSSNTRAATPCRVLNDTS; encoded by the exons ATGTGGCGACTTTCTGCTCTCGTGATCTTTTGCATCACAACG GTGTCAGCCTTGTGTCCAAAGGACTGTCACTGCCCGCCAGATGCTGACAGATGTGCAGCAGGTGTCGGTCTCATTGTGGACGGCTGTGGATGCTGTAAGGTTTGTGCGCGACAGCTCTTTCAGGACTGTAGCAAGACCCGACCATGTGACCACACAAAGGGATTGGTGTGCCACATTGGAGGGGGGTATGGCCCTGCTAAAGGCATTTGTCGAG CAAAAACAGATGGAAGAACATGCGAGTACAACAACAAGATACACCAAAACGGAGAAATCTTCCGTCCAAACTGCAAACACCAGTGCACCTGCATGGACGGTGCAGTCGGATGTGTCTCCCTCTGCCCGCATGAGCTCACGCTGCCTAAACAGGTCTGTGCGAATCCCAGTCGGGGAAAACTAGGGAGGCAGTGCTGCGAGCGCCTCGTCTGCCAGGAGGAAAGCAATAAGAGTGAAAGCTCTGTGGCGAAGAAACGCAAGACGAAGCACAGCAAGGACAGCAGACCGTCTGAAAATGACCTCGCCAACAGCAAAGAGCTGGATCATGTGTGGAGAGAATTCAAGTCTTTACCTG ATTTCGGCAGTCGCTTGATGGGCCACATGCTGTCAGGAAGAGTCAAGTGCGTGCCTAAAACCACAGCTTGGTCGCCTTGCTCCAAGTCCTGTGGCACGGGATTGTCCACCAGGGCGGCCAACAGCAACCCCCAGTGCAAACTGGTGAAAGAGACTCGGCTCTGTGAAGTCCGCCCCTGCAGCCAAATAGCATTTCACAGATTAAAG AAGGGTCAGCGATGTAAACGCACAGAGAAGGCCAGCCGTCCGGTTAAACTGACCTACGCAGGCTGCCGTAGCCTGAAAAAGGTCCAACTGAGGTACTGTGGCTCCTGCATAGATGGGCGATGCTGCAGCCCTCACCGAACTCAGACGTCATCCGTACGCTTTCGGTGCAGAAACGGCAGGATCTCCAgcaggatggtgatgatgatagAATCCTGCAAGTGCAACCTGAACTGCCCCAGCAGCAACACGAGGGCAGCCACCCCTTGCAGAGTTCTTAATGACACAAGCTGA
- the LOC137904967 gene encoding outer dense fiber protein 2-like has translation MSCVNVDKLSRNSRARIPARTQETDSHCLRDFGKSHFLKLLSDAEAAANAAAVQLVSFKDAVVNSFKHEPSDSRQSAIDKYQITRQKGLLLEKFEDFKQKNKAVRQKLKQLQDLEADRINANHQIGTLMKKVSQAEGENEHLKSDLSVTERRLEELMDLRREEQENLKSAVYLTKSVEAIRVHLQGQLRNREAENGCLTVHIQNLERTLTAQNMKIDELKGCISSLTEKAAQDKEALQKATRAQKLRAERFEAAIEKCYAQLKEKDAQLASARLERDSKRQQKEQTADETNKLAAHVELLKSQIADLTARLQNEKDELTAVNETVMRRVEKLRAENGELGVNNAALKASVTKLQQQLADSESSLVEETAVSQESKHQAEHCRRQIAELQTETDGLRIKYVNLLRETSKTQDGKGTEVEEVRQELQGRVKGLNSYPQLLNAAEQSLFECQENLRSSEREFSEKSESISQLQVQMGSQAKLLRSTAEMRESIHEANLQLQEKVTHLHKQIDKLQEENLELVHRLAAQEEARGYSNRQLDQRSSECQALSRQLEAALSDVKQQVNKVKDQAVSKEKLLQTEILTLEAEKSRRDNELRILVQSKHTVEKQFEVRLKDLQLSLDQSESRKQSVQNYVDFLKNSYKTMFVEGLQQSAFGSSSCFLK, from the exons ATGAGCTGTGTAAATGTTGATAAGCTGAGCAGAAACAGCAGAGCTCGCATCCCTGCAAGAACCCAAGAGACAGACTCCCATTG TCTAAGAGACTTTGGGAAAAGCCATTTCCTGAAATTGTTGAGTGACGCAGAAGCAGCTGCCAATGCTGCTGCCGTTCAACTCGTATCTTTCAAAGACGCCGTGGTAAATTCATTCAAACACGAGCCCTCT GATTCAAGACAATCAGCCATTGATAAGTATCAAATTACAAGGCAGAAAGGACTTTTGCTGGAGAAGTTTGAggattttaaacaaaaaaataaggcGGTTCGTCAAAAATTGAAACAGCTTCAAGATTTGGAG GCTGATCGAATTAATGCCAACCACCAAATCGGCACGTTAATGAAGAAGGTCTCGCAGGCTGAGGGTGAAAATGAG CATTTAAAAAGTGATCTGAGTGTGACGGAAAGACGACTTGAGGAACTGATGGATCTGCGGAGAGAAGAGCAG GAGAACTTAAAGAGTGCCGTTTACTTGACTAAGTCTGTGGAGGCAATCCGTGTTCACCTGCAGGGACAGTTACGCAACAGGGAAGCTGAAAACGGTTGTTTGACTGTACATATACAG AATTTGGAGAGAACCCTGACGGCGCAAAACATGAAGATCGATGAACTGAAAGGCTGCATCTCCTCGTTGACTGAGAAGGCAGCACAGGACAAGGAAGCTCTTCAGAAAGCTACTCGTGCTCAGAAACTGAGAGCTGAAAGATTTGAGGCTGCAATTGAGAAATGCTACGCACAGCTGAAGGAAAAA GATGCTCAGCTGGCCAGTGCACGTTTAGAAAGAGACTCCAAGAGACAGCAGAAGGAGCAGACGGCAGATGAGACAAACAAACTCGCTGCTCATGTAGAGCTGTTAAAAAG CCAAATTGCAGATTTGACAGCGAGGCTGCAGAATGAGAAGGATGAGCTCACTGCAGTGAATGAAACTGTAATGCGGCGTGTTGAAAAGCTCAGAGCTGAAAATGGAGAACTTGGCGTCAATAATGCAGCACTCAAG GCCTCTGTTactaaactgcagcagcagctggcggATTCGGAGTCTTCCCTGGTAGAGGAGACCGCTGTGTCTCAGGAGAGCAAACATCAAGCCGAACATTGCCGACGTCAG ATTGCTGAGCTTCAGACTGAGACCGATGGCCTGAGGATAAAATATGTAAATCTTTTAAGGGAAACAAGCAAGACACAAGATGGAAAGGGAACAGAAGTTGAAGAG GTgaggcaggagctgcaggggCGAGTGAAGGGGCTGAACTCTTACCCTCAGTTACTGAATGCAGCTGAGCAGAGTCTCTTTGAATGCCAGGAGAACCTGCGAAGCTCGGAGAGGGAGTTCTCAGAGAAATCAGAGTCCATTAGCCAACTGCAGGTTCAG ATGGGCAGTCAGGCGAAACTGCTCAGATCAACTGCGGAAATGAGAGAGTCCATTCATGAGGCTAATCTGCAGCTGCAAGAAAAAGTGACTCATCTCCACAA GCAGATAGACAAGCTGCAAGAGGAGAACCTGGAGCTGGTTCATCGGCTCGCAGCTCAGGAGGAGGCTCGGGGCTACAGTAACCGTCAGCTGGATCAGCGTTCTTCAGAATGCCAGGCCCTCAGCCGGCAGCTGGAGGCAGCTTTATCGGACGTCAAACAGCAG GTCAACAAGGTAAAAGACCAGGCTGTTTCCAAAGAGAAGCTCCTTCAGACCGAAATCCTGACGCTTGAAGCAGAGAAGAGCAGAAGGGACAATGAACTTCGGATCCTCGTGCAGAGCAAGCATACT GTTGAGAAGCAGTTCGAGGTGCGTCTGAAGGACCTGCAGCTCAgcctggaccaatcagagagccgCAAGCAAAGCGTTCAGAACTATGTGGATTTTCTCAAAAACTCTTACAAGACGATGTTTGTTGAAGGACTACAACAATCAGCTTTTGGATCATCTTCGTGTTTTCTGAAATGA
- the ift22 gene encoding intraflagellar transport protein 22 homolog, translated as MFKTKILFIGPHESGKTVLANFLSNAAEVVGGEYKPTQGVRIVEFESQPEGSGDNRACEVELWDCSGDMKFESCWPMLMKDSNGVVIIFNPEVPSHFREIETWHSMFISSQGLQDNQCFLIAHHKPGSGAEDKRLPLAAHLSRLMLIHSNLEKEPEKVRRAFNRYLGNVLNAMSESQEQEEMSIFT; from the exons AtgttcaaaacaaaaatactcTTTATCGGACCTCACGAG AGCGGAAAAACAGTTCTTGCAAATTTTCTCTCAAATGCAGCGGAGGTTGTGGGAGGTGAATACAAGCCAACTCAAGGAGtgag GATAGTGGAATTTGAATCACAGCCCGAGGGGAGTGGTGACAACAGAGCATGTGAGGTTGAACTATGGGACTGCTCAGGAGATATGAA GTTTGAATCATGCTGGCCAATGTTGATGAAGGACTCAAACGGCGTGGTGATCATTTTCAATCCAGAAGTTCCAAGTCACTTCAGAGAAATAGAAACATGGCACTCGATGTTCATTTCCTCTCAAGGCTTGCAGGATAACCAGTGCTTCCTCATCGCACACCATAAACCTGGCAGCGGAGCAGAAGACAAACGGCTGCCATTAG CCGCACATTTGAGCAGACTGATGCTCATTCACTCCAATCTGGAGAAGGAACCAGAGAAAGTGAGACGAGCTTTCAACAGATACTTgggaaatgttttaaatgcaatGTCCGAAAGTCAAGAGCAAGAGGAGATGTCTATCTTTACATAG